In Limanda limanda chromosome 23, fLimLim1.1, whole genome shotgun sequence, a genomic segment contains:
- the LOC132996658 gene encoding insulin receptor substrate 2-like isoform X1, whose amino-acid sequence MASPPPVPGGHLLSNGTTGVKKCGYLRKQKHGHRRFFVLREADEHFPARLEYYESEKKWRNKSAAKRVITLDSCLCVNKRADAKHKHLIALYTKDEYFSVAADNEQEQDSWFTVLTDLIAEGKVYDTPASTSSLVGFEETSYGLITPAAAAYKEVWQVNLKSKGLGQTKNLTGVYRLCLSSRTISFVKLNSETAAVCLQLMNIRRCGHSDSFFFIEVGRSAVTGPGEFWMQAEDLVVAQNIHETILEAMRAMKELSEFRPRSKSQSASTNPISVPTRRNLNNLPPSQTGLVRRSRTDSMAATSPGRKFTSCRIRTASEGDGSVTRPVSMSISVNGSPTSPSSGNLSRSHTLSAHCKMLESASNLHHSRSMPGCNSPPSASSPISMSPRGGVSISTPDKARRPFSCSASISGSLSDTGFLLCDDYSSSPGDPKFLPLTRSDTPDSLSSTPPSRDISDVCGYMMMESTNGSRPGAGLDAQAFDKAYRKRTHSLTTPRQQQVVAPLSSASLDEYTLMRLAHGQNCHSASPKVCYPEDYGDIQIGSSRSSSSNLGEDGYMPMTPGVAPPSGKVDNYVPMSPMCVSAPKQIVNPRVHPQAAASGGYKTNSPSSSSLEDNGYMRMWCSSKSSMESPDRHGEYMNMSPGNPPPLQTPPDYLGLLSGEPASVRSNNQAGFHTLPAKLQASKTEDSSQYVLMSPQSVRQRAAESDYYSVMQASASPSVLSPVRHGRAESLQYRGRLGRPNRLSLDTLKTLPSMNEHPLPGEPRSPGEYINIDFSCTRFSPPSTLSTESQSSSLGSSGGGLGRSSLTDYMNLELGSRSRRDADPPAEHPDALPVSALRSGEEGVFHLGGEKGSQGLDSEGKTDYTEMTFGMTSSPPQLVPQSSASSQSSRERRLSLEDQGVPESIGVFLLGPPSSVTVDPDCSAKVVRANLPGRRRHSSETFSSTATVTPVFPSFAHGDAVRRPSSVENISSRSSEGSDDEYGSPVNRQGSAGYPSGLNYIALNLLDNRDVEKCEELVGFKPTSSCKGGINGLHSTPYVCLGFKESATTAKD is encoded by the exons atGGCGAGTCCTCCTCCGGTGCCGGGAGGACACCTGTTATCTAATGGGACGACCGGCGTGAAGAAGTGCGGATACCTGCGGAAGCAGAAACACGGGCACCGGCGCTTCTTCGTGCTCCGAGAGGCCGACGAGCACTTCCCTGCGCGCCTGGAGTACTATGAGAGCGAGAAGAAATGGAGGAACAAGTCCGCAGCCAAGCGGGTGATCACTCTGGACTCGTGTCTGTGCGTAAACAAACGAGCTGACGCCAAACACAAGCACCTCATCGCCCTCTACACCAAGGACGAGTACTTCTCTGTGGCTGCGGACAACGAGCAGGAGCAGGACAGCTGGTTCACGGTTCTGACTGATTTAATAGCCGAAGGGAAAGTGTATGACACCCCAgcgtccacctcctccttggTGGGCTTTGAGGAGACCAGCTACGGCCTCAtcactcctgcagcagctgcctaCAAGGAGGTATGGCAGGTCAACTTGAAATCCAAAGGCTTGGGTCAGACCAAGAACCTCACTGGGGTGTACAGGCTGTGTTTGTCCAGCCGCACCATCAGCTTTGTGAAACTGAACTCTGAAACCGCTGCGGTGTGTCTACAGCTCATGAACATAAGGAGATGTGGCCACTCggacagcttcttcttcatagAGGTGGGCCGGTCGGCGGTGACCGGGCCCGGGGAGTTCTGGATGCAGGCAGAGGACTTGGTGGTGGCGCAGAACATCCACGAGACCATCCTGGAGGCCATGAGGGCCATGAAGGAGCTGTCAGAGTTCAGGCCACGCAGCAAAAGCCAGTCGGCCAGCACCAACCCCATCTCTGTGCCCACCCGACGCAACCTCAACAACCTCCCCCCGAGTCAGACGGGCCTGGTGAGGAGATCCAGGACTGATAGCATGGCAGCCACGTCCCCAGGGAGAAAGTTCACATCCTGTCGGATAAGAACGGCCAGCGAGGGAGATGGAAGCGTGACCCGGCCTGTGTCCATGTCCATATCTGTGAATGGGAGCCCGACCAGTCCGAGCTCTGGAAACCTCAGCCGGTCTCACACCCTCAGTGCTCACTGCAAAATGCTGGAGTCCGCCTCCAACCTGCATCACAGCCGCTCCATGCCAGGGTGCAACTCCCCTCCGTCCGCCTCCAGCCCCATCAGCATGTCTCCCAGAGGGGGGGTGAGCATCTCCACCCCTGACAAAGCCAGGCGGCCGTTCAGCTGCAGCGCCTCCATCTCCGGCTCCCTCAGTGACACAGGCTTCCTGCTGTGTGATGATTACAGCTCCAGCCCAGGTGACCCCAAGTTCCTCCCCCTGACCCGCAGCGACACGCCGGACTCCCTCTCCAGCACGCCTCCCTCCCGGGACATCAGTGACGTGTGTGGCTACATGATGATGGAGAGCACGAATGGCAGCCGGCCCGGCGCTGGACTTGATGCCCAGGCGTTCGACAAGGCTTACAGGAAGCGGACGCACTCCCTCACCACGCCACGACAACAGCAGGTGGTGGCGCCGCTGTCCTCGGCTTCCCTGGATGAGTACACGCTCATGAGGTTGGCCCACGGACAGAACTGTCACTCCGCTTCACCTAAAGTGTGCTACCCCGAGGATTATGGCGACATTCAAATCGGTTCGTCCAGGAGCTCAAGTAGTAACCTTGGCGAGGATGGCTACATGCCAATGACGCCAGGTGTCGCACCTCCGTCTGGAAAGGTGGACAACTACGTGCCCATGAGCCCCATGTGTGTCTCAGCACCCAAGCAGATTGTGAACCCCAGGGTTCATCCCCAGGCGGCCGCCAGCGGTGGCTACAAAACCAACTCTCCCTCCAGCAGCTCTCTGGAGGACAACGGCTACATGAGAATGTGGTGCAGCTCCAAATCCTCCATGGAGAGCCCAGACAGGCACGGTGAATACATGAACATGTCCCCTGGAAACCCCCCTCCACTCCAGACACCCCCTGACTACTTGGGCCTGCTCTCCGGTGAACCCGCGTCGGTGAGGTCAAACAACCAGGCCGGCTTCCACACGCTGCCGGCTAAACTCCAGGCCTCGAAGACGGAGGACAGCAGCCAGTATGTGTTGATGAGCCCACAGAGTGTGAGGCAGCGGGCCGCGGAGTCGGACTACTACTCGGTGATGCAGGCCAGCGCCAGCCCCTCGGTGCTCTCCCCGGTGAGACACGGCCGGGCGGAGAGCCTCCAGTACCGAGGGCGGCTGGGACGGCCCAACAGGTTGTCCCTCGACACCCTGAAGACCCTTCCCAGCATGAATGAACACCCGCTGCCCGGGGAGCCTCGGAGTCCCGGGGAATACATCAACATAGACTTCAGCTGCACCCggttctcccccccctccaccctgtcCACAGAGAGCCAGTCGTCGTCCCTGGGCTCCAGCGGCGGCGGCCTGGGGAGATCGTCCCTGACAGACTACATGAACCTGGAGCTGGGCTCACGCTCCCGCCGGGACGCGGACCCTCCCGCTGAGCACCCGGACGCACTCCCGGTGTCGGCACTGCGCtcaggggaggagggggtcTTCCACCTGGGGGGGGAGAAGGGGTCTCAGGGCCTGGACAGTGAGGGGAAAACGGACTACACGGAGATGACCTTTGGGATGACCAGCTCGCCCCCACAGCTCGTTCCTCAGAGCTCAGCAAG CAGCCAgagcagcagggagaggaggctcTCTCTGGAGGACCAGGGGGTCCCAGAGAGCATTGGGGTCTTCCTGCTGGGGCCCCCCTCCTCCGTCACAGTGGACCCCGACTGCTCCGCCAAGGTGGTCCGGGCCAACCTGCCGGGACGTCGGCGCCACAGCTCGGAGACCTTCTCCTCCACCGCCACTGTGACGCCGGTCTTCCCCTCGTTCGCCCACGGCGACGCGGTGAGGAGGCCGAGCTCGGTGGAGAACATCTCGTCCCGGAGCAGCGAGGGCTCCGACGACGAGTACGGCAGCCCGGTGAACCGTCAGGGCTCCGCCGGCTACCCGAGCGGACTGAATTACATTGCCTTGAACCTGCTGGACAACAGGGACGTGGAGAAATGTGAAGAGCTGGTCGGCTTCAAACCCACCAGCAGCTGCAAGGGGGGAATCAATGGATTGCACAGCACTCCCTATGTCTGCTTGGGATTCAAAGAGTCTGCAACCACTGCCAAAG
- the LOC132996658 gene encoding insulin receptor substrate 2-like isoform X2, whose product MASPPPVPGGHLLSNGTTGVKKCGYLRKQKHGHRRFFVLREADEHFPARLEYYESEKKWRNKSAAKRVITLDSCLCVNKRADAKHKHLIALYTKDEYFSVAADNEQEQDSWFTVLTDLIAEGKVYDTPASTSSLVGFEETSYGLITPAAAAYKEVWQVNLKSKGLGQTKNLTGVYRLCLSSRTISFVKLNSETAAVCLQLMNIRRCGHSDSFFFIEVGRSAVTGPGEFWMQAEDLVVAQNIHETILEAMRAMKELSEFRPRSKSQSASTNPISVPTRRNLNNLPPSQTGLVRRSRTDSMAATSPGRKFTSCRIRTASEGDGSVTRPVSMSISVNGSPTSPSSGNLSRSHTLSAHCKMLESASNLHHSRSMPGCNSPPSASSPISMSPRGGVSISTPDKARRPFSCSASISGSLSDTGFLLCDDYSSSPGDPKFLPLTRSDTPDSLSSTPPSRDISDVCGYMMMESTNGSRPGAGLDAQAFDKAYRKRTHSLTTPRQQQVVAPLSSASLDEYTLMRLAHGQNCHSASPKVCYPEDYGDIQIGSSRSSSSNLGEDGYMPMTPGVAPPSGKVDNYVPMSPMCVSAPKQIVNPRVHPQAAASGGYKTNSPSSSSLEDNGYMRMWCSSKSSMESPDRHGEYMNMSPGNPPPLQTPPDYLGLLSGEPASVRSNNQAGFHTLPAKLQASKTEDSSQYVLMSPQSVRQRAAESDYYSVMQASASPSVLSPVRHGRAESLQYRGRLGRPNRLSLDTLKTLPSMNEHPLPGEPRSPGEYINIDFSCTRFSPPSTLSTESQSSSLGSSGGGLGRSSLTDYMNLELGSRSRRDADPPAEHPDALPVSALRSGEEGVFHLGGEKGSQGLDSEGKTDYTEMTFGMTSSPPQLVPQSSASQSSRERRLSLEDQGVPESIGVFLLGPPSSVTVDPDCSAKVVRANLPGRRRHSSETFSSTATVTPVFPSFAHGDAVRRPSSVENISSRSSEGSDDEYGSPVNRQGSAGYPSGLNYIALNLLDNRDVEKCEELVGFKPTSSCKGGINGLHSTPYVCLGFKESATTAKD is encoded by the exons atGGCGAGTCCTCCTCCGGTGCCGGGAGGACACCTGTTATCTAATGGGACGACCGGCGTGAAGAAGTGCGGATACCTGCGGAAGCAGAAACACGGGCACCGGCGCTTCTTCGTGCTCCGAGAGGCCGACGAGCACTTCCCTGCGCGCCTGGAGTACTATGAGAGCGAGAAGAAATGGAGGAACAAGTCCGCAGCCAAGCGGGTGATCACTCTGGACTCGTGTCTGTGCGTAAACAAACGAGCTGACGCCAAACACAAGCACCTCATCGCCCTCTACACCAAGGACGAGTACTTCTCTGTGGCTGCGGACAACGAGCAGGAGCAGGACAGCTGGTTCACGGTTCTGACTGATTTAATAGCCGAAGGGAAAGTGTATGACACCCCAgcgtccacctcctccttggTGGGCTTTGAGGAGACCAGCTACGGCCTCAtcactcctgcagcagctgcctaCAAGGAGGTATGGCAGGTCAACTTGAAATCCAAAGGCTTGGGTCAGACCAAGAACCTCACTGGGGTGTACAGGCTGTGTTTGTCCAGCCGCACCATCAGCTTTGTGAAACTGAACTCTGAAACCGCTGCGGTGTGTCTACAGCTCATGAACATAAGGAGATGTGGCCACTCggacagcttcttcttcatagAGGTGGGCCGGTCGGCGGTGACCGGGCCCGGGGAGTTCTGGATGCAGGCAGAGGACTTGGTGGTGGCGCAGAACATCCACGAGACCATCCTGGAGGCCATGAGGGCCATGAAGGAGCTGTCAGAGTTCAGGCCACGCAGCAAAAGCCAGTCGGCCAGCACCAACCCCATCTCTGTGCCCACCCGACGCAACCTCAACAACCTCCCCCCGAGTCAGACGGGCCTGGTGAGGAGATCCAGGACTGATAGCATGGCAGCCACGTCCCCAGGGAGAAAGTTCACATCCTGTCGGATAAGAACGGCCAGCGAGGGAGATGGAAGCGTGACCCGGCCTGTGTCCATGTCCATATCTGTGAATGGGAGCCCGACCAGTCCGAGCTCTGGAAACCTCAGCCGGTCTCACACCCTCAGTGCTCACTGCAAAATGCTGGAGTCCGCCTCCAACCTGCATCACAGCCGCTCCATGCCAGGGTGCAACTCCCCTCCGTCCGCCTCCAGCCCCATCAGCATGTCTCCCAGAGGGGGGGTGAGCATCTCCACCCCTGACAAAGCCAGGCGGCCGTTCAGCTGCAGCGCCTCCATCTCCGGCTCCCTCAGTGACACAGGCTTCCTGCTGTGTGATGATTACAGCTCCAGCCCAGGTGACCCCAAGTTCCTCCCCCTGACCCGCAGCGACACGCCGGACTCCCTCTCCAGCACGCCTCCCTCCCGGGACATCAGTGACGTGTGTGGCTACATGATGATGGAGAGCACGAATGGCAGCCGGCCCGGCGCTGGACTTGATGCCCAGGCGTTCGACAAGGCTTACAGGAAGCGGACGCACTCCCTCACCACGCCACGACAACAGCAGGTGGTGGCGCCGCTGTCCTCGGCTTCCCTGGATGAGTACACGCTCATGAGGTTGGCCCACGGACAGAACTGTCACTCCGCTTCACCTAAAGTGTGCTACCCCGAGGATTATGGCGACATTCAAATCGGTTCGTCCAGGAGCTCAAGTAGTAACCTTGGCGAGGATGGCTACATGCCAATGACGCCAGGTGTCGCACCTCCGTCTGGAAAGGTGGACAACTACGTGCCCATGAGCCCCATGTGTGTCTCAGCACCCAAGCAGATTGTGAACCCCAGGGTTCATCCCCAGGCGGCCGCCAGCGGTGGCTACAAAACCAACTCTCCCTCCAGCAGCTCTCTGGAGGACAACGGCTACATGAGAATGTGGTGCAGCTCCAAATCCTCCATGGAGAGCCCAGACAGGCACGGTGAATACATGAACATGTCCCCTGGAAACCCCCCTCCACTCCAGACACCCCCTGACTACTTGGGCCTGCTCTCCGGTGAACCCGCGTCGGTGAGGTCAAACAACCAGGCCGGCTTCCACACGCTGCCGGCTAAACTCCAGGCCTCGAAGACGGAGGACAGCAGCCAGTATGTGTTGATGAGCCCACAGAGTGTGAGGCAGCGGGCCGCGGAGTCGGACTACTACTCGGTGATGCAGGCCAGCGCCAGCCCCTCGGTGCTCTCCCCGGTGAGACACGGCCGGGCGGAGAGCCTCCAGTACCGAGGGCGGCTGGGACGGCCCAACAGGTTGTCCCTCGACACCCTGAAGACCCTTCCCAGCATGAATGAACACCCGCTGCCCGGGGAGCCTCGGAGTCCCGGGGAATACATCAACATAGACTTCAGCTGCACCCggttctcccccccctccaccctgtcCACAGAGAGCCAGTCGTCGTCCCTGGGCTCCAGCGGCGGCGGCCTGGGGAGATCGTCCCTGACAGACTACATGAACCTGGAGCTGGGCTCACGCTCCCGCCGGGACGCGGACCCTCCCGCTGAGCACCCGGACGCACTCCCGGTGTCGGCACTGCGCtcaggggaggagggggtcTTCCACCTGGGGGGGGAGAAGGGGTCTCAGGGCCTGGACAGTGAGGGGAAAACGGACTACACGGAGATGACCTTTGGGATGACCAGCTCGCCCCCACAGCTCGTTCCTCAGAGCTCAGCAAG CCAgagcagcagggagaggaggctcTCTCTGGAGGACCAGGGGGTCCCAGAGAGCATTGGGGTCTTCCTGCTGGGGCCCCCCTCCTCCGTCACAGTGGACCCCGACTGCTCCGCCAAGGTGGTCCGGGCCAACCTGCCGGGACGTCGGCGCCACAGCTCGGAGACCTTCTCCTCCACCGCCACTGTGACGCCGGTCTTCCCCTCGTTCGCCCACGGCGACGCGGTGAGGAGGCCGAGCTCGGTGGAGAACATCTCGTCCCGGAGCAGCGAGGGCTCCGACGACGAGTACGGCAGCCCGGTGAACCGTCAGGGCTCCGCCGGCTACCCGAGCGGACTGAATTACATTGCCTTGAACCTGCTGGACAACAGGGACGTGGAGAAATGTGAAGAGCTGGTCGGCTTCAAACCCACCAGCAGCTGCAAGGGGGGAATCAATGGATTGCACAGCACTCCCTATGTCTGCTTGGGATTCAAAGAGTCTGCAACCACTGCCAAAG